The Desulfosporosinus acidiphilus SJ4 genome has a window encoding:
- a CDS encoding calcium-translocating P-type ATPase, PMCA-type — protein MDFYQKEAQEVIAELMTDEDRGLSSSEHIKRTQSYGKNVFTPKPKERLFIKVLENLKEPLIIILLISGVISLMMGHLPDGLGIFAAVLIATSISVIQEGKSDKAFEALAKLSEDVRVKVVRDHQIIHVPQSELTIGDIIHLETGEKVPADSRIVHCSNLGINESMLTGEAESVTKKSNRIDRENCPLAERTNMLFSGTMVIEGRAIAVVTAIGDQTEMGKIAEELKEELTSQTPLQQKLADLGKKISIIGSIVAAGIFVFELYLMYRQGLLVLNNLGSALPGIKDAFVTSVALIVAAVPEGLPTMVAITLAFNMQKMANNNALVRKLIACETIGSVNVICSDKTGTLTENKMTVVEAWCTGSETSVNQLNCPELLENFCLNTTADIAHKDHQLIFLGNPTECSLLVCSETNDINYREYRKKYGEPVAEYNFTSARKMMSTAYEMGDGYRFYTKGSPEKVLDICDRILLNHGVVPMTQDDKDKIEAAIKELQDKALRVLAFAYTDFTNEPQWEDIYKVEKNLIFTGFVGIEDPLRGDVKEAIDQCRRAGIKVKILTGDNLNTAKAIADQLGIIESDSLVFEVTEIEAMSDQELRSKLDKIVVIARSNPTAKMRVVKLLRENNASVVVTGDGINDAPALKAADVGVAMGITGTEVSKEASDIVLLDDSFSTIVKAIKWGRGIYENFQRFIQFQLTVNVVAFITVILAEIIGYKMPFTTLQLLWVNIIMDGPPALSLGLEPPREHLLEKQPIKRNASIVTKDMLFKIVSNGLFIVGALILLMKTQILGGRDAQQTTIVFTAFVLFQLWNAFNCREFGTKSIFPNIHRNMVMVGIVFLTFLVQIIVTQFGGQVFKTVPLEWYLWLRIIGFTLSIIVFGEIVKLFMRIYKRFSFN, from the coding sequence GTGGACTTTTATCAAAAAGAAGCCCAAGAGGTTATTGCTGAATTAATGACCGACGAAGACAGAGGGTTATCTTCCTCGGAACATATTAAAAGAACTCAGAGCTATGGAAAGAACGTCTTTACTCCCAAACCCAAAGAACGTCTTTTCATCAAAGTTTTGGAGAATTTAAAAGAACCATTAATTATTATCCTCTTGATCTCCGGGGTCATATCTTTAATGATGGGTCATTTGCCGGATGGGTTGGGAATCTTTGCCGCTGTTCTCATTGCCACGTCGATATCAGTTATTCAAGAAGGTAAATCTGATAAAGCTTTTGAAGCCCTGGCAAAATTAAGTGAGGATGTTCGGGTGAAGGTGGTCCGAGACCATCAAATCATTCATGTTCCTCAGAGTGAGCTTACAATTGGTGATATCATCCATTTAGAGACGGGGGAAAAGGTACCGGCAGATTCCAGGATTGTCCATTGTTCAAATCTTGGAATCAATGAATCGATGTTAACCGGGGAAGCCGAATCTGTTACTAAGAAATCAAATCGTATTGACAGAGAGAATTGTCCGCTGGCCGAACGCACGAATATGCTTTTTTCAGGGACTATGGTTATTGAAGGAAGAGCCATCGCTGTTGTAACTGCCATCGGCGATCAAACAGAAATGGGCAAAATTGCTGAAGAATTAAAGGAGGAGTTAACGTCCCAAACTCCGCTGCAACAAAAGTTGGCGGATCTGGGTAAGAAAATCTCTATTATCGGATCGATTGTAGCTGCAGGTATCTTTGTCTTCGAACTGTATCTTATGTATCGGCAGGGATTACTTGTTCTGAACAATCTTGGCTCGGCCCTTCCGGGAATCAAAGATGCCTTTGTTACTTCAGTGGCTCTGATTGTTGCAGCGGTTCCCGAAGGTTTACCGACGATGGTGGCCATAACTCTGGCCTTCAACATGCAAAAAATGGCCAATAACAATGCTCTTGTACGTAAACTGATTGCATGTGAAACAATAGGTTCAGTGAATGTTATATGTTCCGATAAAACCGGAACCTTAACCGAGAACAAGATGACAGTGGTTGAAGCTTGGTGTACAGGCAGTGAAACCTCCGTTAATCAGCTTAATTGTCCCGAACTGCTGGAGAACTTCTGCCTCAACACCACGGCAGATATTGCCCATAAGGATCATCAATTGATCTTTTTAGGCAATCCGACAGAATGTTCACTGCTTGTCTGCAGCGAAACGAACGACATTAATTATCGAGAGTATCGCAAAAAGTACGGTGAGCCGGTTGCCGAGTATAATTTTACGTCAGCAAGGAAAATGATGTCCACAGCCTATGAAATGGGAGACGGGTATCGATTCTATACAAAAGGTTCACCTGAAAAGGTCCTTGATATTTGCGATAGGATTTTACTGAATCATGGGGTTGTGCCGATGACCCAGGATGACAAAGATAAAATTGAAGCCGCAATAAAAGAGCTTCAGGATAAGGCCTTGAGAGTCTTAGCTTTTGCTTATACAGATTTCACAAACGAGCCTCAATGGGAAGATATCTACAAAGTAGAAAAGAATCTTATTTTTACCGGCTTTGTTGGAATCGAAGACCCTCTGCGCGGGGATGTAAAAGAAGCCATCGATCAATGTCGTCGAGCGGGTATTAAAGTTAAAATCCTAACCGGGGACAATCTCAATACAGCTAAAGCAATCGCCGATCAACTGGGGATCATTGAAAGCGATTCCTTGGTTTTTGAAGTTACAGAAATTGAAGCGATGAGTGATCAAGAGTTAAGGAGTAAACTCGACAAAATTGTTGTCATTGCTCGCTCAAATCCCACTGCCAAAATGAGAGTTGTTAAGCTTTTACGGGAAAATAATGCATCTGTGGTCGTTACTGGCGATGGCATTAATGATGCACCGGCTCTTAAAGCCGCTGATGTCGGGGTTGCGATGGGAATTACAGGAACAGAAGTTTCTAAGGAAGCATCAGATATTGTCTTATTGGATGATTCGTTTTCTACCATCGTTAAGGCCATTAAATGGGGTAGGGGTATTTATGAGAACTTCCAGCGATTTATTCAATTTCAGCTTACTGTAAATGTTGTAGCCTTCATTACGGTTATTCTGGCAGAAATCATTGGCTATAAAATGCCTTTTACAACACTGCAGTTGCTTTGGGTGAATATTATTATGGACGGCCCCCCTGCTTTATCCTTGGGTTTAGAGCCTCCCAGAGAGCACTTGCTCGAGAAACAGCCAATTAAACGGAATGCGTCCATTGTTACCAAGGATATGCTTTTTAAAATAGTTTCCAATGGCTTGTTTATTGTAGGGGCCTTGATTTTACTCATGAAAACTCAAATTCTTGGAGGAAGGGATGCACAGCAAACAACTATCGTGTTTACTGCCTTTGTTCTCTTTCAATTATGGAATGCTTTTAACTGCAGGGAATTTGGCACGAAAAGTATCTTCCCTAATATTCACAGAAATATGGTGATGGTCGGTATCGTATTTTTGACATTTTTGGTCCAAATTATCGTAACCCAGTTTGGTGGTCAGGTATTTAAAACTGTCCCGCTTGAGTGGTATTTATGGCTGAGAATTATTGGTTTTACGTTGAGTATTATTGTTTTTGGTGAAATAGTGAAACTGTTTATGAGAATTTATAAGAGGTTTAGCTTTAACTAG